Proteins encoded in a region of the Tripterygium wilfordii isolate XIE 37 chromosome 21, ASM1340144v1, whole genome shotgun sequence genome:
- the LOC119988026 gene encoding probable disease resistance protein At1g12290, whose translation MVVVSQTINVESIQDQIGEFLGLKLGEKGEMLRANRLCDRLKSENKILVILDDVWAKIDLATICIPSGEDHKGCKVVIITWRRQVCIAMGSSVLATRIVTLDVSTKQESWYLFKLETSQRVRRFAYCSCDSGKCCERQRFIRMERGYSRAREIEAHEY comes from the exons ATGGTTGTAGTGTCACAAACTATTAATGTCGAAAGTATTCAAGATCAGATAGGAGAGTTCTTGGGTTTAAAACTAGGAGAAAAAGGTGAGATGCTAAGAGCGAATCGGTTATGTGATCGACTAAAAAGTGAGAATAAGATCCTTGTTATATTGGATGATGTATGGGCCAAAATTGATCTTGCAACAATCTGCATTCCTTCAGGGGAAGATCATAAAGGTTGTAAAGTTGTCATCATCACATGGCGTAGGCAGGTGTGCATTGCCATGGGCAGCAGTGTCCTAGCCACAAGAATTGTCACTCTTGATGTCTCAACTAAACAAGAATCTTGGTACTTGTTTAAGTT AGAAACTAGTCAAAGAGTGCGGAGGTTTGCCTATTGCTCTTGTGATAGTGGGAAATGCTGTGAGAGGCAAAGATTTATAAGAATGGAAAGAGGCTACTCTAGAGCTCGAGAAATCGAGGCCCACGAATATTGA